The Bernardetia litoralis DSM 6794 genome includes a window with the following:
- a CDS encoding NUDIX domain-containing protein: MKFRAKKYFFAPVGGGIELGETATDALKRIFLEETGLKKLIILCVFMNISICLLVFMLWNYFLLFMLLVEK; encoded by the coding sequence ATCAAATTTAGAGCAAAAAAATATTTTTTTGCTCCTGTTGGTGGTGGAATTGAACTTGGAGAAACAGCAACTGACGCTCTAAAAAGAATTTTTTTGGAAGAAACAGGGTTAAAGAAATTGATTATTTTATGTGTGTTTATGAATATATCAATTTGCCTACTCGTGTTCATGCTGTGGAATTATTTTTTGCTGTTCATGTTGCTGGTGGAAAAATAA
- a CDS encoding VWA domain-containing protein: MISLEELELTFSRFIDFGKVLDKPTRKFLVFYIYSILKGENTKNELGIDDQEFQSNYFSYLRKTLDTIFENQIIIKLAKENESLTTQIINDTIKWIKDTDKKINAKNPFQEEQDRFDAWAHKPTHLYIDNWDNLINYLSIHYDREELDSNFYTEKFKTLIPQSKEFVLSKEYDPQAEKKIPLDILIADLLAQWDALLTAKWLEFQAQYLEEASDEFSQKLYKKADDLESLGKLISPFAMEVGRYWDLSQALWKKTGFEALEKYAALLENETAIQELVDLLGKMREAQIETEEEEYKEVVIYQSQVKDPHLRSEINGTRSSNDLNAVVPSEIAILAEPETEWMFLKKYADSQLLSFQYEGTKTIFNSNEETFSHQYQKKKEKGAFIICVDTSGSMLGTASQIAKTLCFAIMKMAAKESRKAYLISFSVGIKKIRLDDIAESLDRIVDFLSMSFDGGTDATPALSETLTLLKENDFKDADVLMVSDFVMYSLREDFIKRMETERQKDTRFHSLAIAKDANPEILEVFDHNWVYNPKEENVIQRIWKDLQTLED; this comes from the coding sequence ATGATTTCCCTTGAAGAATTAGAGCTTACCTTTAGCCGTTTTATAGATTTTGGAAAAGTACTAGACAAACCAACACGTAAATTTTTGGTATTTTATATCTATTCTATTCTAAAAGGAGAAAATACTAAAAATGAATTAGGAATTGATGACCAAGAATTTCAATCAAACTATTTTTCATATCTTAGAAAAACACTAGACACTATTTTTGAAAATCAAATAATTATAAAACTAGCCAAAGAAAATGAATCTTTGACTACTCAAATAATAAATGATACCATAAAATGGATAAAAGACACCGATAAAAAAATAAATGCAAAAAATCCATTTCAAGAAGAACAAGATAGATTTGATGCTTGGGCACATAAACCAACGCATTTGTATATAGATAATTGGGATAATCTCATCAATTATTTATCAATTCATTATGATAGAGAAGAATTGGATAGTAATTTTTATACCGAAAAATTCAAAACACTTATTCCTCAAAGCAAAGAATTTGTTTTATCGAAAGAATATGACCCACAAGCAGAAAAGAAGATACCTTTAGATATTCTAATTGCTGATTTGTTGGCTCAATGGGATGCTCTACTTACTGCAAAATGGCTAGAGTTTCAGGCGCAATATTTGGAAGAAGCAAGTGATGAATTTTCTCAAAAATTATATAAAAAAGCTGATGATTTGGAGAGTTTGGGAAAACTTATTTCTCCCTTTGCGATGGAAGTTGGACGTTATTGGGATTTGTCACAAGCTCTTTGGAAAAAAACAGGTTTTGAAGCATTAGAAAAATATGCTGCTCTTTTAGAAAATGAAACAGCAATTCAAGAGCTTGTTGATTTGTTAGGAAAAATGAGAGAAGCTCAAATCGAAACTGAAGAAGAAGAATATAAAGAAGTGGTCATTTATCAATCTCAAGTAAAAGACCCTCATTTGCGTTCTGAAATAAATGGAACTCGTTCCAGCAATGATTTGAATGCCGTTGTGCCTTCTGAAATTGCTATTTTGGCAGAACCAGAAACAGAATGGATGTTTTTAAAAAAATATGCTGATAGTCAATTATTATCCTTTCAATATGAAGGAACAAAGACTATTTTTAATTCGAATGAAGAAACATTTTCACATCAATATCAAAAAAAGAAAGAAAAAGGAGCATTTATAATTTGTGTTGATACAAGTGGTTCAATGTTGGGAACAGCTTCACAGATTGCCAAAACTTTATGTTTTGCCATTATGAAAATGGCTGCTAAGGAAAGTCGAAAAGCCTATTTAATTTCTTTTTCGGTAGGAATAAAGAAAATTCGATTAGATGATATTGCTGAATCTTTAGACCGAATTGTAGATTTTCTTTCAATGTCTTTTGATGGAGGAACAGATGCAACACCTGCACTTTCCGAAACACTGACATTATTAAAAGAAAATGATTTTAAAGATGCTGATGTTTTGATGGTTTCTGATTTTGTGATGTATTCGCTGAGAGAAGATTTTATCAAACGAATGGAAACCGAACGCCAAAAAGATACACGTTTTCACAGCTTGGCGATTGCTAAAGATGCAAATCCTGAAATATTAGAAGTTTTTGACCACAACTGGGTATATAATCCAAAAGAAGAAAATGTAATTCAGCGTATTTGGAAAGATTTACAAACTTTGGAAGATTAA
- the sucD gene encoding succinate--CoA ligase subunit alpha — protein MSVLVNKDSKIIVQGFTGKEGSFHAEQMIEYGTNVVGGVTPGKGGTEHLGLPVFNTVADAVEGAQADTSIIFVPPAYAADAIMEAADAGIKIIIAITEGIPVQDMVKAKAYVSGKQDCRLVGPNCPGVITPGEAKVGIMPGFVFKQGKIGIVSKSGTLTYEAADQVVKAGLGISTAIGIGGDPIIGTTTKEAVELLMNDPETEAIIMIGEIGGNLEANAAHWIKETGNKKPVVGFIAGQTAPKGKRMGHAGAIIGGADDTAEAKMRIMRECGIHVVDSPANIGMTMKEVLGKAHA, from the coding sequence ATGAGCGTACTTGTAAATAAAGATTCTAAAATTATTGTTCAAGGTTTCACTGGAAAAGAAGGTTCTTTCCATGCCGAACAAATGATCGAATACGGAACAAATGTAGTAGGTGGAGTTACACCTGGAAAAGGTGGAACTGAGCATTTAGGTTTGCCAGTTTTTAATACAGTTGCTGATGCAGTAGAAGGCGCACAAGCTGATACTTCAATTATTTTTGTTCCTCCTGCTTATGCTGCTGATGCTATCATGGAAGCTGCTGATGCTGGAATTAAAATAATTATTGCTATTACAGAAGGCATTCCTGTACAGGATATGGTAAAAGCAAAAGCATACGTTTCAGGTAAGCAAGATTGTCGTTTAGTAGGCCCTAATTGCCCTGGAGTAATTACACCAGGTGAAGCAAAAGTTGGAATTATGCCAGGTTTTGTATTCAAACAAGGTAAAATCGGAATCGTTTCTAAATCAGGAACATTGACTTACGAAGCTGCTGACCAAGTAGTAAAAGCTGGTTTGGGAATCTCAACAGCAATCGGAATCGGTGGCGACCCAATCATCGGAACAACTACAAAAGAAGCTGTAGAACTTTTAATGAATGACCCTGAAACTGAAGCAATCATTATGATTGGTGAAATCGGTGGAAATTTAGAAGCAAATGCAGCTCATTGGATTAAAGAAACAGGAAACAAAAAACCAGTTGTTGGTTTTATTGCTGGACAAACTGCTCCAAAAGGAAAACGTATGGGGCACGCAGGTGCAATTATCGGAGGCGCAGATGACACAGCCGAAGCAAAAATGCGTATTATGCGTGAATGTGGAATCCACGTTGTAGATTCTCCTGCAAATATTGGAATGACAATGAAAGAAGTATTAGGAAAAGCTCACGCTTAA
- a CDS encoding homogentisate 1,2-dioxygenase → MSYYQKMGQIPPKRHTQFRQEDGSLYHEQLVSSRGFDGIYTILYHINPPTKIKKMLEPISIKTELLKDYPLQPMHLKTSLSERTGGDFLEARIPLLANNECILSICNPSKNTMDYFYKNGEHDEVIYMHDGNGYLYCPQGKLRVKKGDYVVIPRTTVYKMEFDENQVDENGKKVEVRMMITESRAPIETVNRYRNKMGQLLEHSPYCERDIHPPQELVTEKEPKETLIKTKKGNFLHQHVYDFSPLDVVGWDGCLYPYTLSIYDFEPITGRIHQPPPVHQTFQAEGGFVICSFVPRLFDYHPDAIPAPYNHSNIDSDEVLFYAEGDFMSRKGIDRGSFTIHPGGIVHGPHPGTYEASIGKKDTHEYAVMVDTFRPLYLTKQALEYVDANYAYSWLE, encoded by the coding sequence ATGAGTTATTATCAAAAAATGGGTCAGATTCCACCCAAAAGACATACCCAATTCCGACAAGAAGATGGTAGTCTTTATCATGAACAGCTTGTTAGTTCTCGTGGATTTGATGGTATTTATACGATACTTTATCATATAAACCCACCAACAAAAATAAAAAAAATGCTTGAGCCAATTTCTATCAAAACAGAATTGCTCAAAGATTATCCTCTTCAACCAATGCACCTCAAAACATCTCTTTCTGAACGTACAGGAGGAGATTTTTTAGAAGCTCGTATTCCTTTACTTGCCAATAATGAGTGTATTTTGTCTATTTGTAATCCAAGTAAAAATACAATGGATTATTTTTATAAAAATGGCGAACACGATGAGGTGATTTATATGCACGATGGAAATGGCTATTTATATTGTCCACAAGGAAAATTGAGAGTAAAAAAAGGAGACTATGTAGTTATTCCAAGAACGACAGTTTATAAAATGGAATTTGATGAGAATCAAGTTGATGAAAATGGAAAGAAAGTAGAAGTCAGAATGATGATTACTGAATCTCGTGCGCCTATCGAAACAGTAAATCGTTATCGCAACAAAATGGGACAACTTTTAGAACATTCGCCCTATTGTGAGCGTGATATTCATCCACCACAAGAATTAGTTACAGAAAAAGAACCAAAGGAAACACTCATTAAAACAAAAAAAGGAAATTTCCTGCATCAGCATGTGTATGATTTTTCTCCTTTAGATGTTGTGGGTTGGGATGGTTGTTTGTACCCTTATACGCTTTCAATTTATGATTTTGAACCGATTACTGGGCGTATTCATCAGCCACCTCCAGTTCATCAGACTTTCCAAGCAGAGGGAGGTTTTGTAATTTGTTCTTTTGTTCCTCGTCTATTTGATTATCACCCAGATGCTATTCCTGCGCCTTATAATCATTCAAATATTGATTCTGATGAAGTTCTATTTTATGCAGAAGGTGATTTTATGAGTAGAAAAGGAATTGATAGAGGTTCTTTCACTATCCACCCTGGGGGAATTGTGCATGGTCCTCATCCTGGAACTTATGAGGCAAGTATTGGCAAAAAAGATACTCATGAATATGCTGTAATGGTCGATACATTCCGTCCTCTTTACTTAACCAAACAAGCATTGGAATATGTAGATGCTAATTATGCGTATAGTTGGTTGGAGTAA
- a CDS encoding ligand-binding sensor domain-containing protein, whose amino-acid sequence MKHSILYIFLLPLLFFTQYSFSQSIGLRHYDVDEGLPQGDIYGMAQDKNGFLWVATGNGLARFDGHDMQPFTQSDGLADNFITTLATDSIRNGAWLGHPQGLLSYHDRQTDSIWVVTSLAQNLLSRIQQIYIEEEQIWALTEREGVFKVSFNNENQTNESQKNFNYQTSYFPLVSTHTERCNVFEKLSSNEFLVGTDSGLFVASLKDEKFIFTQQIKALKGIQIHSITRKKQAQIGFWIGTKDNGIYNFFSNNNVKKAFSSRTEIANQYITSILEDKRGKLWIGTKNNGLFRVESTKKDEKVVSIEHYTPKNGLPSSAISCILQDYEGSIWIGTGNNGLVQMLNEMFEIYTYTHGLASENILSTLRLDENILLLGTEQNIISLTKQGDSTVFKPYLNALHQTTVRTLFKDYLGKIWIGTEKKGLFTYDPATNFLKSIRDVPDKTINKITADDNGNIWIATNSWGLFKYIKSENRFTQILPTKTVQLNRIQNIYKDRQNRIWIASSDYTLSYWKDDKLTVLDAISEFSQVKATCFAEDAENTLWIGSEGSGIFAYSESGIEKYTTANGLASNYSYFIAADRNYNIWIGSRKGITRLRPKDDLAKIYHQSDGLIGTEANRSAVEKDFNGDLWFGTTRGLIHYIGQNDHINLVRPKVVLSGFRIFGDEQNFEENLVLPYNDYSLRFDFKTITFRYPDKVKFKYRLKGFDKNWSEIMTQNFAYYSHLEDGNYSFEVLATNDDGIWAKIPAIYSFKIATPIWKKSWFLTICTLIGFIVLVGYVRLRTNSLEKKRRDLELEVTKQTNKLKIQNKELALTNSLLKESENELSQSNSIKDRMFSIISHDLRAPLATLQNFLKMFISYRNAFTDEEIGKITKDINKSLGNVGDLLENLLQWSRAQMGHLETQLEPLLITDHIQKNIELLLPTAKNKKINLQVSEIEDNILVEADANLLNFILRNLIGNAIKFTDIGGTVTVGAMFITSNDKNAHKTIHIWVRDTGMGMSDEVAKKIFITDQHVTTRGTANEKGTGLGLMVCKEFVEKQNGKIWVESIEKQGTTFTFSMKEGKIKE is encoded by the coding sequence ATGAAACACTCCATTCTATATATTTTTCTATTGCCTTTACTCTTTTTTACGCAATATTCTTTTTCTCAATCTATTGGTTTGCGCCACTATGACGTAGATGAAGGCTTGCCACAAGGAGATATTTATGGAATGGCACAAGATAAAAATGGTTTTTTGTGGGTTGCAACAGGAAATGGTTTGGCTCGTTTTGATGGGCATGATATGCAGCCTTTTACACAAAGTGATGGACTTGCTGATAATTTCATTACTACTTTGGCTACTGATTCTATTCGCAATGGAGCTTGGCTCGGACACCCACAAGGTTTGCTCTCCTATCACGACAGACAAACTGATTCTATTTGGGTTGTTACTTCACTTGCTCAAAATTTACTTAGTCGTATTCAACAAATTTATATAGAAGAAGAACAAATTTGGGCATTGACAGAAAGAGAAGGTGTATTTAAGGTCAGTTTTAACAATGAAAACCAAACCAATGAATCACAAAAAAATTTCAATTATCAAACTTCTTATTTTCCACTTGTCAGCACTCATACAGAAAGGTGTAATGTTTTTGAAAAATTATCTAGCAATGAATTTTTAGTTGGAACAGATAGTGGTCTTTTTGTAGCTTCTCTCAAAGATGAAAAATTTATTTTTACTCAACAAATTAAAGCATTAAAAGGAATTCAAATTCATTCTATCACACGAAAAAAACAAGCTCAAATTGGTTTTTGGATAGGAACAAAAGACAATGGAATTTATAATTTTTTCTCTAATAATAATGTCAAAAAAGCATTTTCAAGCCGAACAGAAATAGCAAATCAATATATTACTTCAATCTTAGAGGATAAAAGAGGCAAACTTTGGATAGGCACAAAAAATAACGGATTATTTAGAGTAGAATCTACAAAAAAAGATGAAAAAGTAGTTAGTATAGAACATTACACTCCTAAAAATGGGCTTCCAAGCTCGGCTATTTCTTGTATTTTACAAGATTATGAGGGGAGTATTTGGATAGGAACAGGAAATAATGGGCTTGTTCAGATGCTTAATGAAATGTTCGAAATTTATACTTATACACACGGATTAGCAAGTGAAAATATTTTATCTACTCTACGTCTTGATGAAAATATACTGCTTTTAGGAACAGAACAGAATATAATTTCACTAACCAAACAAGGAGATTCAACTGTTTTTAAACCCTATTTGAATGCCCTTCATCAAACTACAGTTCGTACTCTTTTTAAAGATTATTTAGGAAAAATATGGATAGGAACAGAAAAAAAAGGACTTTTTACTTATGACCCAGCTACTAATTTTTTAAAATCAATTCGTGATGTTCCTGATAAGACTATCAACAAAATAACAGCTGATGATAATGGAAATATTTGGATAGCCACAAACTCATGGGGACTTTTCAAATATATAAAATCTGAAAATAGGTTTACTCAAATTTTGCCTACCAAAACAGTACAATTAAATCGAATTCAGAATATTTATAAAGACAGACAAAATCGTATTTGGATTGCCTCATCTGATTATACATTATCATATTGGAAAGATGATAAACTAACTGTTTTAGATGCTATTTCGGAATTTAGTCAAGTAAAAGCAACTTGTTTTGCAGAAGATGCCGAAAATACGCTTTGGATAGGTTCAGAGGGTTCTGGTATTTTTGCTTATTCTGAAAGTGGAATTGAAAAATATACAACTGCCAATGGGCTGGCTTCAAATTATTCTTATTTTATTGCTGCTGATAGAAATTATAATATTTGGATTGGCTCAAGAAAAGGAATTACAAGGCTGCGTCCAAAAGATGATTTGGCCAAAATTTATCATCAATCTGATGGACTAATCGGAACAGAAGCTAATAGAAGTGCTGTCGAAAAAGATTTTAATGGTGATTTATGGTTCGGAACTACAAGAGGACTAATTCATTATATTGGACAAAATGACCATATCAATTTAGTTCGTCCAAAAGTAGTTTTGAGTGGTTTCCGTATTTTTGGAGATGAGCAAAATTTTGAAGAAAATTTAGTTTTGCCATACAATGATTATAGCCTTCGTTTTGATTTCAAAACGATTACATTTCGTTATCCAGATAAAGTAAAGTTCAAATATCGTTTGAAAGGGTTTGATAAAAATTGGTCTGAAATAATGACTCAAAACTTTGCTTATTATTCTCATTTGGAAGATGGAAATTATAGCTTTGAAGTATTGGCTACTAATGATGATGGAATTTGGGCAAAGATTCCTGCTATCTATTCTTTCAAAATAGCTACTCCAATTTGGAAAAAATCATGGTTTTTGACTATTTGTACACTTATAGGCTTTATCGTTTTGGTTGGATATGTGCGTCTGAGAACAAATTCATTAGAGAAAAAACGTAGGGATTTAGAGTTAGAAGTCACCAAACAAACCAATAAACTCAAAATTCAGAATAAAGAATTAGCTCTAACAAATTCATTGCTCAAAGAATCTGAAAATGAACTCTCTCAATCCAATAGTATCAAAGACCGTATGTTTTCGATTATTTCACACGATTTGCGTGCGCCTTTAGCTACCTTACAAAACTTCTTAAAAATGTTTATTTCGTATAGAAATGCTTTTACAGATGAAGAAATAGGTAAAATAACTAAAGATATTAATAAGTCATTGGGAAATGTAGGCGACCTTTTGGAAAACCTTTTGCAATGGTCTAGAGCGCAAATGGGGCATTTAGAAACTCAATTAGAACCTTTACTAATTACAGACCATATTCAAAAAAATATTGAATTATTACTTCCAACAGCTAAAAACAAAAAAATAAATCTTCAAGTTTCTGAAATAGAAGACAATATTTTAGTAGAAGCAGATGCCAATTTACTTAATTTTATCCTTCGTAATCTTATTGGTAATGCCATAAAATTTACAGATATAGGTGGAACAGTTACGGTAGGAGCTATGTTTATTACAAGTAATGACAAAAACGCTCACAAAACAATTCATATTTGGGTCAGAGATACGGGTATGGGAATGAGCGATGAGGTAGCAAAGAAAATTTTCATCACCGACCAGCACGTAACCACACGAGGAACAGCCAACGAAAAAGGGACAGGCTTGGGATTAATGGTTTGTAAAGAATTTGTAGAAAAACAAAACGGAAAAATTTGGGTAGAAAGTATAGAAAAACAAGGAACTACTTTTACATTTTCAATGAAAGAAGGAAAAATTAAAGAATAA
- the def gene encoding peptide deformylase: MKLNYFLLFLFALIILNSCKTSLPSNSTVSYFSEEELKLIYENDSSQAMRVWKINNKEDSIFLRKNCQEVAFNPTDTTIHYFVHRLFKTVRNPNSLGVGIAAPQVGINKRIIWVKRFDKIEEEMPFEVYINPKIIKYSTEVKETAEGCLSIPDRREKVIRPDKITIEYQSLDGKVHQEIVDGFTSVIFQHEIDHLDGILFLDHLKNE; encoded by the coding sequence ATGAAATTAAATTATTTCCTCTTATTTCTATTTGCATTAATTATTCTAAATTCTTGCAAAACTAGTTTGCCTTCTAATTCTACTGTTTCTTATTTTTCAGAAGAAGAATTAAAATTAATTTATGAAAATGATTCTAGCCAAGCGATGCGTGTTTGGAAAATTAACAATAAAGAAGATTCCATCTTTTTGAGAAAAAATTGTCAAGAAGTAGCATTCAATCCAACTGATACCACTATTCATTATTTCGTACACCGACTTTTCAAAACAGTTCGCAATCCAAATTCTTTAGGAGTGGGAATTGCTGCGCCACAAGTAGGAATTAATAAACGTATTATTTGGGTCAAACGATTTGATAAAATAGAAGAAGAAATGCCTTTTGAAGTTTATATCAATCCTAAAATTATCAAATACAGCACAGAAGTAAAAGAAACGGCTGAAGGTTGTCTGTCTATTCCAGACCGTAGAGAAAAGGTAATTCGTCCAGACAAAATAACGATTGAGTACCAAAGTTTAGATGGAAAAGTGCATCAAGAAATTGTCGATGGTTTTACTTCTGTTATCTTTCAACACGAAATAGACCATCTTGACGGAATATTATTTTTAGACCATTTGAAAAATGAGTAA
- a CDS encoding lysylphosphatidylglycerol synthase transmembrane domain-containing protein, with protein MSFISHSNLDPHLNNSEKITTKAPNEKEVFKTLNTNKIYIPVLIGLGVAVYFFLEKVDIPIFLEALGRSNWLWFLAALIMLLARDAGYISRIRMISNNELSWQSSIYIILLWEFASAVTPSVVGGTAVAVFILNREGLSFGKSMAYVMMTALLDNLFFIVFAPLSILLSNSFDFSVFPVISADMFNEFVQKNGLQGAFYVSYSLTVIYALFFAYGLLINPRGFKWLLIKITSINLLKRFRKGAINTGSEMIIAAKTLRGSGASLWVKAILLTFFIWIARYLMLNCLIAAFSPLEVVDHLFVFSRQIAMWIVMLLSPTPGSSGTAEAVFCLFYAEYLREEFCAAVGILWRLFYYYPYLFIGALVLPRWLKRVNKKKKEKNSASVGTEE; from the coding sequence ATGTCTTTTATTTCACATTCAAACCTTGACCCACACTTGAATAACTCTGAAAAAATAACTACTAAAGCACCTAATGAAAAAGAAGTCTTTAAAACACTTAATACGAATAAGATTTATATTCCAGTTTTGATTGGGCTTGGTGTTGCTGTTTATTTTTTTTTAGAAAAAGTTGATATTCCTATTTTTTTAGAGGCTTTGGGACGGTCAAATTGGCTTTGGTTTTTGGCTGCCTTGATTATGCTTTTGGCTAGAGATGCTGGTTATATATCTCGTATTCGTATGATTAGTAATAATGAATTATCTTGGCAATCTAGTATTTATATTATTTTATTATGGGAATTTGCATCTGCTGTAACGCCTTCTGTTGTGGGAGGAACTGCTGTGGCTGTTTTTATTCTGAATCGGGAAGGTCTTTCTTTTGGCAAATCAATGGCGTATGTCATGATGACTGCTCTTTTAGATAATTTATTTTTTATTGTTTTTGCACCTCTTTCAATTTTACTTTCTAATTCATTTGATTTTTCTGTTTTTCCAGTTATTTCAGCAGATATGTTTAATGAATTTGTACAAAAAAATGGTTTACAAGGAGCTTTTTATGTAAGTTATTCACTTACAGTTATTTATGCTTTGTTTTTTGCGTATGGATTATTGATTAATCCTCGTGGTTTTAAGTGGCTTTTGATAAAAATCACATCCATAAATTTATTAAAAAGATTTAGAAAAGGAGCAATCAATACAGGAAGTGAAATGATAATTGCTGCCAAAACATTAAGAGGAAGTGGTGCTTCATTATGGGTAAAAGCTATTTTACTAACATTTTTTATTTGGATAGCTCGTTATTTGATGCTCAATTGTTTGATTGCAGCTTTTTCTCCTTTGGAAGTGGTTGATCATCTTTTTGTTTTTTCTCGTCAAATAGCTATGTGGATTGTGATGTTGCTTTCTCCAACACCTGGAAGTAGTGGAACAGCAGAAGCTGTTTTCTGTTTATTTTATGCTGAATATTTGAGAGAAGAATTTTGTGCTGCAGTGGGTATTTTATGGCGACTTTTCTATTATTATCCATATTTATTTATTGGTGCTTTGGTTTTGCCTCGTTGGTTAAAAAGAGTAAACAAAAAAAAGAAAGAAAAAAATAGTGCTTCAGTTGGCACAGAAGAATAA
- a CDS encoding Spy/CpxP family protein refolding chaperone, with protein sequence MKVIKKIALLSLALFFTFSVSTYAQKHGGKHGKHHNQEEKLEKMKTELGLSDTQVEQIKALHEKQKEESKDLRKEAREGNEESRAKMKANRAEFKAEMEKILTPEQRQKAEALRAEHKDPNNRAEKRVEKMKTELSLNDAQATKVKAALVTEMTKMQALKEAAGEEKVDKSERKALKTAFETELKSILSDEQFTKYEAIKAEKKAKQGKHKKGKKGHRKGEVKENNSPVKH encoded by the coding sequence ATGAAAGTCATCAAAAAAATAGCTCTTTTATCTTTAGCTTTATTCTTTACTTTTTCTGTTTCTACTTATGCACAAAAACATGGAGGTAAGCATGGAAAACATCACAATCAGGAAGAAAAACTAGAAAAAATGAAAACTGAATTAGGTCTTTCTGATACTCAAGTAGAGCAAATAAAAGCTCTTCACGAAAAACAAAAAGAAGAATCTAAAGATTTGCGTAAGGAAGCTAGAGAGGGAAATGAAGAAAGTAGAGCTAAAATGAAAGCTAACCGAGCAGAGTTCAAGGCAGAAATGGAGAAAATCTTAACACCAGAACAACGCCAAAAAGCCGAAGCATTACGAGCAGAACACAAAGACCCAAACAACAGAGCTGAAAAGCGTGTAGAAAAAATGAAAACTGAACTTTCTTTGAATGATGCACAAGCTACAAAGGTAAAAGCTGCTTTAGTTACAGAAATGACTAAAATGCAAGCATTAAAAGAAGCTGCTGGAGAAGAAAAAGTAGATAAATCAGAACGCAAAGCTCTAAAAACAGCTTTTGAAACAGAACTAAAATCTATTCTTTCAGATGAGCAGTTTACCAAATATGAAGCAATAAAGGCAGAGAAAAAAGCTAAACAGGGCAAACATAAAAAAGGCAAAAAAGGACATCGTAAAGGAGAAGTAAAAGAAAATAACTCTCCTGTGAAACACTAA